A genomic region of Nitrospirota bacterium contains the following coding sequences:
- a CDS encoding methyltransferase domain-containing protein, with translation MWKNIERAVATARAETSNPTPSVLDVGCGNKPYQDLFKGCRYLGMDFSSDDASPDIIGDAAAIPVQSAIMDIVFSTQVIEHVSDPQAMVRECHRILRPGGFLILTGPFYWPLHEEPYDYHRFTKYGFENMLKNAGFSSWEIWPDGGNWTQIFLSINLQLRRVCFIPLIVLFNCLGLILDYLDHEETIPANYTILARS, from the coding sequence ATGTGGAAAAACATCGAGCGGGCGGTCGCCACCGCGCGCGCTGAAACATCGAATCCGACCCCTTCAGTACTGGACGTTGGGTGCGGCAACAAGCCCTACCAAGACCTATTCAAGGGATGCAGGTATCTGGGCATGGATTTCTCATCAGATGATGCATCTCCGGATATCATTGGTGATGCGGCCGCGATTCCGGTTCAGTCGGCGATAATGGATATAGTGTTCAGCACCCAGGTAATAGAACACGTTTCTGACCCACAGGCGATGGTCCGGGAGTGCCACAGAATTTTAAGACCGGGGGGATTTCTGATCCTGACCGGGCCCTTTTACTGGCCGCTCCACGAGGAGCCATACGACTATCACCGGTTCACCAAATACGGATTCGAAAATATGCTGAAAAATGCGGGCTTCTCTTCCTGGGAAATTTGGCCGGATGGCGGGAACTGGACCCAGATATTTCTATCGATCAACCTGCAGTTGCGCAGAGTTTGCTTCATTCCGTTGATCGTGCTCTTTAATTGTCTCGGCCTCATACTGGATTATCTTGACCATGAGGAAACAATACCGGCAAACTATACTATTCTTGCGCGGTCCTGA
- a CDS encoding glycosyltransferase, protein MKKKILFYSECYIFGGCENVLVNLILSPVVNERFDVLYAYARNRDYQRGVDSRFGAFPKKYPLRILSNGNLFYRIDGSGMNKYLAFLIKAPLALLQRMGVYALYNFLRLSLFIREQKPDILHINNGGYPSALSCRTAVFSAKLAGVPRIVFNVNNLAQKQKGVIDRLVDWYVHKHVDYFITASQAARSNLIKNRGFDAGKIVQIFNAQKPNPVRKTREEVLGEYGVASDKFVIVTVAYLTERKGHLFLLEALDSIRRTDADLYDNLVLFLVGDGEMRPEIESYIREHGLDGKVILTGFRNDDYHFINAADLFILPSLRDEDMPYVILSAMELSKPVISTKVAGIVEEIRDGIDGVLLDPAELHRLPALIKELHSDSSLRSSYGASARNRYQASFALDKILRKYLDVYKRLYPDDTAIPSACSTAGPGQA, encoded by the coding sequence ATGAAAAAGAAAATACTCTTTTACTCGGAATGTTACATTTTCGGCGGCTGCGAAAATGTCCTCGTCAATCTTATCCTGAGCCCTGTAGTCAACGAGCGGTTCGACGTTCTTTACGCCTACGCCCGGAACAGGGACTACCAGCGCGGCGTGGACAGCAGGTTCGGCGCGTTCCCGAAGAAATACCCGCTCCGCATCCTGAGCAACGGCAACCTTTTCTACCGAATTGACGGCAGCGGGATGAACAAATATCTGGCGTTTCTCATCAAAGCGCCTTTAGCTTTGCTTCAAAGGATGGGCGTGTATGCCCTCTATAATTTTTTGAGGCTCTCTCTGTTCATCAGGGAACAAAAGCCGGACATCCTGCATATCAATAACGGCGGCTATCCAAGCGCTCTCTCATGCCGAACCGCGGTCTTCAGCGCAAAGCTGGCCGGCGTGCCGAGGATTGTCTTCAACGTGAACAACCTGGCCCAAAAGCAGAAGGGCGTCATCGACCGGCTGGTCGATTGGTACGTTCACAAGCATGTGGACTACTTCATTACGGCATCGCAGGCCGCAAGGAGCAACCTGATCAAGAACAGGGGATTCGACGCCGGAAAGATCGTGCAGATTTTCAATGCGCAGAAGCCGAATCCCGTCCGGAAGACCCGGGAAGAAGTGCTGGGTGAGTACGGCGTGGCATCCGACAAATTCGTCATTGTGACGGTGGCGTATTTGACCGAGCGCAAGGGCCATCTGTTCCTCCTGGAGGCGCTGGACAGCATCCGGCGGACGGACGCCGACCTCTACGACAACCTCGTCCTGTTCCTGGTCGGCGACGGCGAGATGCGGCCGGAGATAGAGAGCTACATCAGGGAGCACGGCCTTGACGGCAAGGTCATCCTGACGGGATTCCGGAACGATGACTACCACTTCATCAACGCCGCCGACCTGTTCATCCTTCCGTCGCTCCGGGACGAGGACATGCCCTACGTGATCCTGTCGGCAATGGAACTGAGCAAGCCCGTGATCTCGACAAAAGTGGCGGGTATCGTCGAAGAGATCAGGGACGGCATCGACGGCGTGCTGCTCGATCCTGCGGAGCTCCATAGATTGCCAGCCTTGATCAAGGAGCTGCATTCCGACAGCAGCCTGCGCTCCAGCTACGGCGCAAGCGCCAGGAACAGATACCAAGCATCCTTTGCGCTTGATAAGATTTTAAGGAAATACCTTGACGTTTATAAACGGCTGTATCCGGATGATACGGCAATCCCCTCCGCGTGCTCAACAGCTGGACCGGGGCAGGCATGA
- the galE gene encoding UDP-glucose 4-epimerase GalE, producing MILITGGAGYVGSHANKFLHGRGYRTVVLDNLSTGHGEFVKWGEFVQGDLSDREQLILLFKRFPIKAVMHFGAFAYVGESVVDPLRYYANNVSNTVNLLQAMKESNVSFIVFSSSCSTYGIPQRIPIPEEHPQAPINPYGRTKLMVEQILKDVDTAHGIRHVNLRYFNAAGADPDGQVGERHDPETHLIPLVLNTASGRQDAVRIFGADYGTPDGTCVRDYIHVTDLAHAHQLALEHLLKSGTSDSFNLANGKGFSVKEVIDAAGKVTGKKIKTVVQDRRPGDPPVLIGSSEKAKKILSWEPEYKDLEAIIQTAWKWHSRT from the coding sequence ATGATACTGATCACGGGTGGTGCGGGCTACGTAGGCTCCCACGCGAACAAGTTTTTGCACGGCCGGGGTTACCGGACCGTGGTGCTCGATAATTTATCCACCGGGCACGGTGAGTTTGTAAAATGGGGCGAGTTCGTTCAGGGAGACCTGTCGGACAGGGAGCAGCTGATACTCCTGTTCAAGAGATTCCCCATCAAGGCAGTCATGCATTTCGGCGCTTTCGCCTACGTGGGGGAATCGGTCGTCGACCCCTTACGCTACTATGCCAACAACGTCTCCAACACCGTGAACCTGCTCCAGGCGATGAAGGAGTCCAATGTGTCGTTCATCGTGTTCTCCTCCTCCTGCTCGACCTACGGCATACCGCAGCGAATACCGATCCCGGAGGAGCACCCGCAGGCGCCGATAAACCCCTACGGCAGGACCAAGCTCATGGTCGAGCAGATCCTGAAGGACGTCGATACGGCCCACGGCATCAGGCACGTCAATCTGAGGTACTTTAACGCGGCCGGGGCGGACCCGGACGGCCAGGTCGGGGAGCGGCACGATCCCGAGACGCATCTGATCCCGCTGGTCCTGAACACCGCATCGGGCCGGCAGGACGCGGTAAGGATCTTCGGCGCGGATTACGGTACGCCGGACGGTACCTGCGTCAGGGACTATATTCACGTGACCGACCTCGCTCATGCCCACCAGCTCGCCTTGGAGCATCTGCTGAAATCCGGGACAAGCGACTCTTTCAACCTCGCCAACGGAAAGGGCTTTTCCGTCAAAGAGGTTATCGATGCCGCAGGGAAAGTCACGGGGAAGAAGATCAAAACCGTCGTCCAGGACAGAAGACCCGGAGACCCGCCCGTGCTCATCGGGAGCTCGGAAAAGGCAAAGAAGATATTAAGCTGGGAACCGGAATACAAGGACCTGGAAGCGATCATTCAAACCGCGTGGAAATGGCACAGCAGGACCTGA
- a CDS encoding glycosyltransferase, which yields MADRPLFSVIIPTFNRAEKLRRAIESVERQSFRDFELIVCDDGSTDHTRDVVESFQQRLGITYVREENWGGPARPRNNGIRAAKGEWICFLDADDWWYPEKLERVQERISPVDVVHHDGDVYTLDGKKRLVRMRGRTLRPPVFNDMMTKGNAFITSGVCVRKAVIEKAGGFPEDKELISIEDYDLWLRISLITDRFVHVPLPLCGYSEGEGNISGTPRHISAHAALFDKFKDRLPPGDRRESEKYFSYCMGLALLKTGMYGKSRGRFVRSLKSRNARIAALSLVRIMASFLRQAFGS from the coding sequence ATGGCTGACAGACCCCTCTTCTCGGTAATCATTCCCACCTTCAACCGCGCGGAGAAGCTGCGCCGGGCCATCGAATCCGTGGAGCGTCAGTCCTTCCGGGATTTCGAGCTCATCGTCTGCGACGACGGCTCGACCGACCACACCCGGGATGTCGTCGAGTCCTTTCAGCAGCGTCTCGGGATCACGTACGTCCGCGAGGAGAACTGGGGAGGGCCCGCGCGGCCCCGGAACAACGGCATCCGGGCCGCAAAGGGCGAATGGATCTGCTTCCTTGACGCCGATGACTGGTGGTACCCCGAGAAACTGGAGCGCGTGCAGGAAAGGATTTCCCCTGTTGATGTCGTTCATCATGATGGAGACGTGTATACCCTGGACGGGAAAAAGCGTCTGGTCAGGATGCGAGGCAGAACCCTGAGACCCCCTGTGTTCAACGATATGATGACGAAGGGCAATGCCTTTATAACTTCCGGCGTCTGCGTCAGGAAGGCGGTCATCGAAAAAGCCGGCGGTTTTCCTGAGGACAAGGAATTGATCTCAATCGAGGATTATGACCTGTGGCTCAGGATATCGCTGATCACGGACCGCTTTGTCCATGTCCCCCTGCCTCTCTGCGGATATTCGGAGGGCGAGGGAAATATCTCGGGGACACCCCGGCATATATCCGCCCATGCCGCCCTGTTCGACAAATTCAAGGACCGACTGCCTCCAGGAGACCGGCGGGAATCGGAAAAATATTTTTCTTATTGCATGGGGCTTGCGCTGTTGAAGACCGGCATGTACGGGAAGAGCCGGGGCCGGTTCGTCCGGTCCCTGAAGTCCCGGAACGCGCGGATTGCGGCCCTGTCGCTCGTGCGCATCATGGCGTCTTTCCTGCGGCAGGCGTTCGGGTCATGA